From Mustela erminea isolate mMusErm1 chromosome 1, mMusErm1.Pri, whole genome shotgun sequence, a single genomic window includes:
- the FAM43A gene encoding protein FAM43A has translation MLPWKKHKFELLAEAPPRQASKPKGYAVSLHYSALSSLARACPEGALSRVGSMFRSKRKKLHITSEDPTYTVLYLGNATTIQARGDGCTDLAVGKIWSKSEAGRQGTKMKLTVSAQGIRMVHAEERALRRPGHLYLLHRVTYCVADARLPKVFAWVYRHELKHKAVMLRCHAVLVSKPEKAQAMALLLYQTSANALAEFKRLKRRDDARHQQQELVGAHTIPLVPLRKLLLHGPCCYKPPVERSRSAPKLGSITEDLLGEQQEQELQEEEEEERTESCLEEEEEEEEVDRAEEGDAAAEEAEAQRALVVAMHLECGDLLDTLESGREEALGGGGVSLGPGAGPPPLLLGSASDMKAELSQLINDLGELSFGNDVRSLQADLRVTRLLSGESTGSESSIEGGGPDATSPATAADRSGPNDGANPEEPHSG, from the coding sequence ATGCTGCCGTGGAAGAAACACAAGTTCGAGCTGCTGGCCGAGGCGCCGCCACGGCAGGCGTCCAAGCCTAAGGGCTACGCGGTGAGCCTGCACTACTCGGCGCTCAGTTCGCTGGCGCGGGCGTGCCCCGAAGGCGCGCTCAGCCGGGTGGGCAGCATGTTCCGCTCCAAGCGCAAGAAGCTGCACATCACCAGCGAGGACCCCACTTACACTGTGCTCTACCTGGGCAATGCCACCACCATCCAGGCGCGCGGCGACGGCTGCACTGACCTAGCGGTGGGCAAGATCTGGAGCAAGAGCGAGGCTGGTCGTCAGGGCACTAAGATGAAGCTGACTGTGAGCGCGCAGGGTATCCGCATGGTGCATGCTGAGGAGCGCGCGCTGCGCCGCCCGGGCCACCTTTACCTACTGCACCGCGTTACCTATTGCGTGGCAGACGCGCGGCTGCCCAAGGTCTTCGCCTGGGTATACCGGCACGAGCTCAAGCACAAGGCGGTAATGCTGCGCTGCCACGCGGTGCTGGTGTCCAAGCCCGAGAAGGCTCAGGCTATGGCCCTGCTGCTGTACCAGACGTCGGCCAACGCGCTGGCGGAATTTAAACGGCTCAAGCGGAGGGACGATGCGCGTCACCAGCAGCAGGAGCTGGTGGGCGCGCACACCATCCCGCTAGTGCCTCTGCGCAAGCTGCTCCTGCACGGACCCTGCTGCTATAAGCCACCGGTGGAACGCAGCCGCAGCGCGCCTAAGCTGGGCTCCATCACCGAGGACTTGCTCGGTGaacagcaggagcaggagctgcaggaggaagaggaagaggagcgCACGGAgagctgcctggaggaggaggaggaggaggaggaggtggaccGTGCTGAGGAGGGGGACGCGGCAGCGGAAGAGGCCGAGGCGCAGCGAGCGCTGGTGGTGGCCATGCACTTGGAATGCGGGGACTTGCTGGACACACTGGAAAGTGGCCGCGAGGAGGCACTAGGGGGTGGCGGggtctccctgggccctggggctgggccgCCGCCTCTGCTGCTGGGCAGCGCCTCGGACATGAAGGCCGAGCTGTCTCAGCTTATTAACGACCTGGGAGAACTCAGCTTCGGCAACGACGTGCGCAGCCTGCAGGCCGACTTGCGGGTGACGCGCCTGTTGTCCGGCGAGAGTACCGGCAGCGAGAGCTCCATCGAAGGCGGGGGCCCGGACGCCACCTCCCCTGCTACCGCAGCCGACCGGTCGGGCCCTAACGACGGCGCCAACCCAGAGGAGCCCCACTCGGGTTGA